Proteins from a single region of Juglans microcarpa x Juglans regia isolate MS1-56 chromosome 5S, Jm3101_v1.0, whole genome shotgun sequence:
- the LOC121268517 gene encoding uncharacterized protein LOC121268517, translated as MSTVEMAHHIDLEQGGHRRAGSDGSADGSVCFTDADEGSCYSQFYSTNGGSYDEYSFACVYDPEIGKVSVSRRDSLSSSSECSVEVENESGVPEIKVHLAKAERDCRICHLGLESNSHESGVPIELGCSCKDDLGAAHKNCAEAWFKIKGNKTCEICHSTARNVFGSIEIESTEHSNDANDATTAAAVAPVPIAETRNFWHGHRFLNFLLACVVFAFVLSWLFHFNVPS; from the exons ATGTCGACCGTAGAAATGGCCCACCACATCGATTTGGAACAAGGGGGTCACCGCCGCGCCGGAAGTGACGGAAGCGCCGACGGTAGCGTCTGCTTCACAGACGCCGACGAGGGCTCGTGCTATTCCCAGTTCTATTCCACGAATGGCGGGTCTTACGACGAGTACAGCTTCGCCTGTGTTTATGATCCTGAGATCGGGAAAGTCTCGGTCTCTCGGAGGGACTCTTTGTCGTCATCCTCGGAGTGCTCGGTGGAGGTGGAGAATGAGAGTGGGGTCCCCGAAATCAAGGTGCATTTGGCTAAAGCCGAGAGAGACTGTAGGATTTGTCATCTTGGGTTGGAGAGTAATAGCCATGAATCCGGTGTTCCCATAGAGTTGGGTTGTTCTTGTAAGGACGATTTGGGTGCAGCCCACAAAAACTGTGCTGAGGCCTGGTTCAAGATTAAGGGAAATAA AACATGTGAGATATGCCATTCTACTGCCCGTAATGTCTTCGGATCGATTGAGATCGAGTCAACAGAGCATTCAAATGATGCCAACGATGCCACAACAGCAGCTGCAGTCGCACCAGTGCCCATAGCAGAGACACGAAACTTCTGGCATGGCCACCGGTTCCTGAATTTCCTGCTTGCTTGCGTGGTATTTGCATTTGTCTTATCATGGCTCTTCCATTTTAATGTGCCATCGTAA
- the LOC121268602 gene encoding uncharacterized protein LOC121268602, giving the protein MAFVSKLPLVLFLSSLFLHAAIAELVCENLPNNVCAFSISSSGKRCLIETSVACDHGKVEYQCKTSEVLVNDITEYIETDKCVEACGVDRNTVGISSDALLDPKATTKLCSPDCYQMCPNIVDLYFNLAAGEGGYLPDLCEKQRANPHRSMSELLGSGVASGPISGSPSRKLYETVPLYISEAAAPQ; this is encoded by the exons ATGGCTTTCGTATCCAAGTTGCCCTTGgttcttttcctctcttctctcttcctccatgCTGCAATAG CTGAGCTTGTTTGCGAGAATTTGCCAAACAATGTTTGTGCATTTTCAATATCATCATCGGGCAAAAGGTGTTTGATAGAGACGTCCGTGGCTTGTGATCATGGAAAGGTGGAGTACCAATGCAAGACATCGGAAGTGTTGGTTAACGACATCACTGAATACATTGAGACCGATAAATGTGTTGAAGCCTGTGGGGTTGATAGGAACACTGTTGGAATCTCATCGGATGCCCTTCTTGATCCAAAAGCCACTACCAAGCTTTGCTCTCCTGATTGTTACCAAATGTGCCCCAACATTGTCGATCTTTACTTCAATTTGGCTGCTGGGGAGG GAGGATATTTGCCGGACCTGTGTGAGAAACAACGCGCCAATCCTCACCGTTCCATGAGCGAGCTTTTGGGTTCTGGTGTGGCCTCTGGCCCTATTTCCGGCTCTCCATCTCGAAAATTATACGAGACCGTTCCCCTTTACATTTCTGAAGCTGCCGCTCCCCAATAA